The Halomonas binhaiensis nucleotide sequence TTTCTAACAGACATGGATGATTATGAGGCATTCAACCAGGTCTGGGACAAATGGGTTGCCAGTGAACAAGGCCAGGTACCGTCACGAGCAGCCATACAAGTTGTTCGCTTAGCAAGTCCTGATTGGGTGGTTGAGGTTCAGGTATTTGCCCGTGCCTGAGCTAATTTATGCCTTGTACAAGACAAGGACAATTCATAGGAGAGCAAGATGAAAGAAGTACAATTCCCCAAAGCCCCTGTTCAGCTCAATGATGAAGAAATATCAACAGAGCTAGCCTCTATCGATATTCCAGATATCGTCGTTCCTGATTATGGAAAGCCTCTTCTGGAAAGACGTATGCGTTGCCGACTTCTCGAATGTCGCCCCGGTGGAACCATCGCCATTCATTCACATGAGAATCGCCCTGCCATCCTCTACGTACTCGAAGGTACAGGGGTAGAACATACTAACCAATCGAAGGATCCTGTTAACTGGAAAGCAGGTGACTGCTTCTCAGAGTACAATGATGTCGAACATTGGGTAAAGAACACTTCCGACAAGAACCCATTGAAAGTTCTCACATTTGACCTTCTTGACGATGGTCCAAAACCAGATAGCTCCGACTGCGGTAGCGGCTGTTAATAAACCAACACTCTTGTGTTCATGACATCATCAAGAGGCAGTCTTCATGACTGCCTCTTGATGTAGGACTTGTGAGAAATAATTGAGGTTATAAGTATAATCAGGATAGCCAAATAGCATATAAATAACATTTATTACTCAAAAAACACCCACGGAGTAAAATATGCCACAGAATAATAATCTCACACTGCGCGGTCGCAACATCATGAATCAGCTTGAGCCAGGATTGGCTGACAAACTGACTAATTCATTGAAAGAGCTGGATGAAGACCTTCCAAGTATCATTACGGACTTTGTATTTGGTGCTGTTGTTGGTCGAAAGGGGCTAGATATCAAGATAAGAGAAATGCTGACAGTAGCATCCCTGGTGAGCCTAGGAAATGCACATGATCAACTAGAATTACACATGAAGGGAGCGCTGAATGTAGGCGTCACTCCCCAAGACTTGTTGGAAGTGGTTATTCAGATGTCAGTATATGCAGGGTTTCCCGCATTTCTAAATGGTCTGACGGCATACCGTGCGGCACTAGCAGCAACGGGGCATGCTCTACCAGCAGCTTCAGGGCTGAAATGATAACAACACCGTTGCTTATGTACCCTATACTCTCAATTTTCAAGAAGATTCAGAGGTAGTGGGAAGGGAAGTGACATTCTTCTATCTAAGCAAGCCAGATCAAGCTTCCCTTATGATGTTGAGTTGAGCTGAGCCTTACCAAGTACTAGGGCTTCATGGTCTCGTCAAGAATGCACGGCCCACCTCGGCCCTATTTTAACGATCAGTGTCTTTCTGAAGGGGTGTCTGATGACTCATGATCACTGGTGTCCTTGAGCCCAGTGAGAGAGGCGCCCTACTTTTCATTTCACGCCTGAGACTCACCCTCCGCGTCCGCCTGAAGGCGGCTTCTGTACGTTCTCGGCGTACAGGCCATCGCTATCGCCAGATATGCAAACGCCCCGAACTCATTGAGCCCGAGGCATTCTCGAATAAATGCCTGACGATGATCGGGGCGGCCATCCGCGACTCTCACATGGGGGTGAGACCAGTCGGGACTCACGGCATCGTCGCGTGGCTGAACGAACGTCCCTTAGCGCCTATCGAAAGCAGGGGGAAGATGCGAGCTACGAGCTACGAGCTACGAGCTACGAGCTACGAGCTACGAGCTACGAGCTACGAGCTACGAGCTACGAGCAGCATGGTGACACCACTGAAGGCCGTAAACGCAACAACCCCAGCCATCGCTGATGACCGGGGTTGCTCTGAATATTGCGGGCTTGAGCGGCCTGGTGCCACAGCACGGCTCGCTGCCCGAGCGCAGCGTGCTCGTCGCTCGTCGCCTGCCTCAGAATGTGAAAAACCCCGACCATCTTCCGATGATCGGGGCTTCTCGAATAAATGCCTGACGATGACCTACTCTCACATGGGGAGACCCCACACTACCATCGGCGCTGAGCGGTTTCACTGCTGAGTTCGGCAAGGGATCAGGTGGTTCCCACTCGCTATGGTCGTCAGGCGAAAAAGGCAATGCATATCATGCTGACCGACACGTTCCAACGTATCCGTCAATTGTTCGTCGTGATGTCATCGACCAAAAACCCCTTGGGTGTTATATGGTCAAGCCTCACGGACCATTAGTACCGGTTAGCTCAACGCCTCACAGCGCTTCCACACCCGGCCTATCAACCAGCTGGTCTTGCTGGGTCCTTTAGGAGGCTCAAGGCCTCAGGGAGATCTCATCTTGAAGGGGGCTTCCCGCTTAGATGCTTTCAGCGGTTATCCCGTCCGTACATAGCTACCCGGCGATGCCACTGGCGTGACAACCGGAACACCAGAGGTACGTCCACTCCGGTCCTCTCGTACTAGGAGCAGCACTTCAAATCTCCAACGCCCACGGCAGATAGGGACCGAACTGTCTCACGACGTTCTAAACCCAGCTCGCGTACCACTTTAAATGGCGAACAGCCATACCCTTGGGACCGACTTCAGCCCCAGGATGTGATGAGCCGACATCGAGGTGCCAAACACCGCCGTCGATGTGAACTCTTGGGCGGTATCAGCCTGTTATCCCCGGAGTACCTTTTATCCGTTGAGCGATGGCCCTTCCATACAGAACCACCGGATCACTAGAACCTACTTTCGTACCTGCTCGACGTGTCTGTCTCGCAGTTAAGCACCCTTATGCTCTTGCACTCAATGCACGATTTCCAACCGTGCTGAGGGTACCTTCGTGCTCCTCCGTTACTCTTTGGGAGGAGACCGCCCCAGTCAAACTACCCACCACACACGGTCCTCGAACCGGATAACGGTCCTGAGTTAGAACGCCAATGATGCCAGGCTGGTATTTCAAGGTTGGCTCCACTCGATCTGGCGACCGGGTTTCAAAGCCTCCCAGCTATCCTACACAAGCAACATCAGCGTCCAGTGTGAAGCTGTAGTAAAGGTTCACGGGGTCTTTCCGTCTAGCCGCGGGTACACAGCATCTTCACTGCGATTTCAATTTCACTGAGTCTCGGGTGGAGACAGCGTGGCCATCATTACGCCATTCGTGCAGGTCGGAACTTACCCGACAAGGAATTTCGCTACCTTAGGACCGTTATAGTTACGGCCGCCGTTTACCGGGGCTTCAATCAGGAGCTTCGCGTGAGCTAACACCATCATTTAACCTTCCGGCACCGGGCAGGCGTCACACCCTATACGTCCTCTTACGAGTTTGCAGAGTGCTGTGTTTTAATAAACAGTTGCAGCCACCTGGTATCTTCGACCGCTTCGGGCTCGAGGAGCAAGTCCTGTCACCCTGATGCGGCGTGCCTTCTCCCGAAGTTACGGCACCATTTTGCCTAGTTCCTTCACCCGAGTTCTCTCAAGCGCCTTGGTATTCTCTACCTGACCACCTGTGTCGGTTTGGGGTACGGTCCCACTGTATCTGAAGCTTAGAGGCTTTTCCTGGAAGCGTGGCATCGATGACTTCCTGACCGTAGTCAGTTCGTCTCGTCTCTCGGCCTTAGGGATCCGGATTTGCCAAAATCCCCAGCCTACTGACTTTCACCAGGACAACCAACGCCTGGCTCACCTAGCCTTCTCCGTCCCCCCATCGCAATACAGTGAGGTACGGGAATATTAACCCGTTTCCCATCGACTACGCCTTTCGGCCTCGCCTTAGGGGCCGACTCACTCTGCTCCGATTAGCGTCGAACAGAAACCCTTGGTCTTCCGGCGGGGAGTTTTCACCCCTTGTCGTTACTCATGTCAGCATTCGCACTCGTGATACCTCCAGCAGACTTCTCAATCCACCTTCATCGGCTTACACGACGCTCCTCTACCGCTCGTCATTCGACGAACCCGTAGCTTCGGTACCTGGTTTAGCCCGTTACATCTTCCGCGCAGGCCGACTCGACTAGTGAGCTATTACGCTTTCTTTAAAGGATGGCTGCTTCTAAGCCAACCTCCTAGCTGTCTAAGCCTTCCCACATCGTTTCCCACTTAACCAGGATTTCGGGACCTTAGCTGACGGTCTGGGTTGTTTCCCTTTTCACGACGGACGTTAGCACCCGCCGTGTGTCTCCCACGCTTGCACTCACCGGTATTCGGGTTTGCCTCGGGTTGGTAAGTCGGGATGACCCCCTAGCCGAAACAGTGCTCTACCCCCGGCGGTGATACGTGAGGCGCTACCTAAATAGCTTTCGAGGAGAACCAGCTATCTCCGGGCTTGATTAGCCTTTCACTCCGATCCACAAGTCATCCAAATCTTTTTCAACAGATCCTGGTTCGGTCCTCCAGTTGATGTTACTCAACCTTCAACCTGCTCATGGATAGATCGCCCGGTTTCGGGTCTATTTCCAGCGACTGGTCGCCCAGTTAAGACTCGGTTTCCCTACGCCTCCCCTATACGGTTAAGCTCGCCACTGAAAATAAGTCGCTGACCCATTATACAAAAGGTACGCGGTCACAGAACGAGTCTGCTCCCACTGCTTGTACGCATACGGTTTCAGGATCTATTTCACTCCCTCTCCGGGGTTCTTTTCGCCTTTCCCTCACGGTACTGGTTCACTATCGGTCAGTCAGGAGTATTTAGCCTTGGAGGATGGTCCCCCCGTCTTCAGTCAAGGTTTCACGTGCCTCGACCTACTCGATTTCACAACACTCAGGTTTCGGCTACGGGACTATCACCCACTATGGCCAGACTTCCCAGTCTGTTCGCCTACCAGTTGTGTTGCTTAAGGGCTGGTCCCCGTTCGCTCGCCGCTACTAGGGGAATCTCGGTTGATTTCTTTTCCTCGGGGTACTTAGATGTTTCAGTTCCCCCGGTTCGCCTCTTGTACCTATGTATTCAGTACAAGATACCCAGCTTATGCTGGGTGGGTTTCCCCATTCAGAAATGTCCGGGTCACAGGTTGTTTGCCACCTCGCCGAACCTTATCGCAGGCTGCCACGTCTTTCATCGCCTCTGACTGCCAAGGCATCCACCGTATGCGCTTCATCGCTTGACCATATAACCCCAAAGGGTCTGTCAATCGATGACGATCACGACAATTGCCGGATACGCTTGAAACGTATCGTTGCTCTTTCTCCGGGAAGAGAAAGAGACTTTGTCAGCATGATATACATTGTTAAAGAGCATTAGAGCCAGAGCCCTAAGCGGTGAACATTGCCATTTCAGTGGCAACATGCACGACTTAACGCTCGATCGATCAGGTAATTCATGTGAGCACTTACCGACAGTCAGTGACTTGTCGATTAAGGAGGTGATCCAGCCGCAGGTTCCCCTACGGCTACCTTGTTACGACTTCACCCCAGTCATGAACCACACCGTGGTGATCGCTCCCCCGAAGGTTAAGCTAACCACTTCTGGTGCAGTCCACTCCCATGGTGTGACGGGCGGTGTGTACAAGGCCCGGGAACGTATTCACCGTGACATTCTGATTCACGATTACTAGCGATTCCGACTTCACGGAGTCGAGTTGCAGACTCCGATCCGGACTGAGACCGGCTTTTCGGGATTAGCTCCACCTCGCGGCTTCGCAACCCTTTGTACCGGCCATTGTAGCACGTGTGTAGCCCTACCCGTAAGGGCCATGATGACTTGACGTCGTCCCCACCTTCCTCCGGTTTGTCACCGGCAGTCTCCCTAGAGTTCCCTGACCGAATCGCTGGCAAATAGGGACAAGGGTTGCGCTCGTTACGGGACTTAACCCAACATTTCACAACACGAGCTGACGACAGCCATGCAGCACCTGTCTGAGAGTTCCCTGAAGGCACCAATCCATCTCTGGAAAGTTCTCTCGATGTCAAGGGTAGGTAAGGTTCTTCGCGTTGCATCGAATTAAACCACATGCTCCACCGCTTGTGCGGGCCCCCGTCAATTCATTTGAGTTTTAACCTTGCGGCCGTACTCCCCAGGCGGTCGACTTATCGCGTTAACTGCGCCACAAAGCTCTCAAGGAGCCCAACGGCTAGTCGACATCGTTTACGGCGTGGACTACCAGGGTATCTAATCCTGTTTGCTACCCACGCTTTCGCACCTCAGTGTCAGTGTCAGTCCAGAAGGCCGCCTTCGCCACTGGTATTCCTCCCGATCTCTACGCATTTCACCGCTACACCGGGAATTCTACCTTCCTCTCCTGCACTCTAGCCTGACAGTTCCGGATGCCGTTCCCAGGTTGAGCCTGGGCTTTCACAACCGGCTTATCAAGCCACCTACGCGCGCTTTACGCCCAGTAATTCCGATTAACGCTCGCACCTCCGTATTACCGCGGCTGCTGGCACGGAGTTAGCCGGTGCTTCTTCTGTGAGTGATGTCCTTCCTCCAGGGTATTAACCCGAAGGCCTTCTTCCTCACTGAAAGTGCTTTACAACCCGAAGGCCTTCTTCACACACGCGGCATGGCTGGATCAGGCTTTCGCCCATTGTCCAATATTCCCACTGCTGCCTCCGTAGGAGTTCGGGCCGTGTCTCAGTCCCGATGTGGCTGATCATCCTCTCAGACCAGCTACGGATCGTCGCCTTGGTGGGCCTTTACCCCACCAACTAGCTAATCCGACATAGGCTCATCCGATAGCGCAAGGTCCGAAGATCCCCTGCTTTCCCCCGTAGGGCGTATGCGGTATTAGCCTGGGTTTCCCCAGGTTATCCCCCACTATCGGGCAGATTCCTATGCATTACTCACCCGTCCGCCGCTCGACGCCTGGAAGCAAGCTTCCATCGTTTCCGCTCGACTTGCATGTGTTAGGCCTGCCGCCAGCGTTCAATCTGAGCCATGATCAAACTCTTCAGTTAAAAGCTTGATAGTCCATTAAGTGGACCAAACTTGGCTCAAGGTTCAAACGTCTCGTTTGACGAGTCGCTTGCCTTGATATTCAGTGACTTGTCACCAACATATCGGCAAGCGCCCACATGAATTACCTGATCAATTGTTAAAGAGCATCTCGCTGTCTTGCGACTTGATCCGCTTCGCGGATCGCCCTGCGAGGAAGGCGTATTCTACAGACTCAGAAGCTTTCGTCAAGTGCCTATTTTTCAAGGCTCTGCTTCATCGAAGCAGTGAGACAGAAAGTCTGAACGAGCGCCTCATCAGCGACTCGTTTCGAAGTGGCGGACATTCTACTGATTTCAGCCTGTCCGTCAAGCAAAAGATTTTACCGAGCACTTAAAAAGTCTTTTCAAATCAACCGCTTTTACCACCTCTTACCGCTGGTGACGTTGTCTCGTCCCCGGCAGCGGATGCGTACTTTACGGATTTCACTGGGTCCCTGCAAGCGTTTTTTGCAAAAAGATAACCACCAAAGTCGAAGGCATTGAGACCATCCATGGATGGTCTCAATCACACGCTGTACTTTTACTTTACTACCACTCGTGCATAGCGCTTTTTACCAGCCTGAATCACGTAGCTTTGGCCAACAGCCAGCATATGATCCCTAGGCACCACATCCCCATCGACCTTAACCCGGCCATTACCCAGCATGTCCTTGGCCTGGGCACTATTGCTGGCCAAGCCGGAACGATTGAGCACAGCGGCAATAGGTGCCTGCGCTGCGCCTTCGAAATCAATCTCCACTTCAGGCAAGTCATCCGGCAATTCGCCTTCTGCCAGCTGGTTCCCTGCACTGCGATGCGCATTGGCCGCAGCTTCTTCACCGTGATAGCGGCCTATCAGTTCCCGTGCCAGCTCCATCTTGATATCACGGGGGTTGTCACCACGCTCGATGCGCTCCTTGAGTTCAGCGATTTCTGCATTGTCCTTGAGGGACAGCAGCTCAAAGTAACGCCAGATCAGGGAATCAGGCATCGACACCAGTTTGTTGAACATTGCACCAGGGGCTTCATCCACACCCACATAGTTACCCAGTGACTTGGACATCTTCTGTACGCCATCGAGGCCTTCCAGAAGCGGCATGGTG carries:
- a CDS encoding carboxymuconolactone decarboxylase family protein yields the protein MPQNNNLTLRGRNIMNQLEPGLADKLTNSLKELDEDLPSIITDFVFGAVVGRKGLDIKIREMLTVASLVSLGNAHDQLELHMKGALNVGVTPQDLLEVVIQMSVYAGFPAFLNGLTAYRAALAATGHALPAASGLK
- a CDS encoding cupin domain-containing protein, whose product is MKEVQFPKAPVQLNDEEISTELASIDIPDIVVPDYGKPLLERRMRCRLLECRPGGTIAIHSHENRPAILYVLEGTGVEHTNQSKDPVNWKAGDCFSEYNDVEHWVKNTSDKNPLKVLTFDLLDDGPKPDSSDCGSGC